ATTATAAATCTGGTCAATCATAAAATATGAAACCCCAAGCCCGTAAATTATGTAACTTTTTTTCGTTAATCTTAAACTCATTAAATTTTCTACCTTTCTGTTTTTTATATTGTTTATATTATTCTCCATTTAAATATCAATTATTTAATAAATTTTGAATTATATGCTAAATTAGAACTTCTTATATTTAACATAATTTCTAATTTCCAATATTAAATTATTTTGTTTATTTTTCGCAGGATTGCTCATTGCCGCAAATCCTGCACCTATGGCTAGACTCCGACTTTTATTTATCCAACTCCGAAACTCCTCCTTCCAGTCGTCAGACAATCGTAGTTGAACAAATAAAAGCTCCGTCGATTTATAAAATACATTTTAATTATTTAGAAACATTTTTTTATAACTTTAATTTGTTAAAAACTCTTTTACTGCCTCAGCATATTCATCTTTACACTCAGGATCAGCATAAATTCTTGTGTGTGAACCTTTTTCAAAAACTTTTAGCTTGATATTTTCATTCTGTGCAAGTTCGTTATACTCTTCCATAAGCATTCCGTAAGTTGTAGCCTTGTCATTTTTAGATTGAATTATCAAAGTAGGTATTCTTTTTAGCAAATACGATAATCTAAGCTTATCAAGATGACTTCCAACTCTTAAATTAAAAATTCTTACAATAACACTTACAATAAATTTTGGAACACGACGTTTTTTTGCATCTTCCTTAATTCTCTTTCTTATATTCGAAATCGAACTGTCTAATATAAGCTTATCAATAACTATTCCTTTTTTCCGAAGCGTTTTTATATACATTTTAGATGCAATGGCGGAACCTATTCCCCCTTGTGAAAATCCATATAGCGTAAAATTATTTTTCCCAAATTTTTCATTAAGCATTTCCATTGTATGAAAAATATCCTGTCCAAAGCAGTACCCCATCTTAGTTTTAGCCACATCAGACTTTCCAGAGTTTCTCAAATCTGGAATAAAAAAATTATACTCCTTGTCAAGTCCAATATTTTTAAACATTTCCAAATATTGTAACGAAGCGAGTCTATTTACACCACGACCATGCGAAATAATCATCGTTTTTGTAGCTTCCTTATTCTCAATAAGCCATCCATAAAGCTGTATTTTCCCTGACTTATACTCAATTTCCTTAAAATTATACCCATAATCATAAGGATTTGCCTTATTATCCTCAATATTATACTTCTGTCTCAATTTTTTACTGTTATACACCTCTTCAAATGTAACTCTCGGGTATTTTTCAATCTGATTAATAAAATACCGTATCGACATATATGCTATCACAAAGAAAAATATCATAAACA
This is a stretch of genomic DNA from Leptotrichia hofstadii. It encodes these proteins:
- a CDS encoding alpha/beta hydrolase; the encoded protein is MGLLITINVLFMIFFFVIAYMSIRYFINQIEKYPRVTFEEVYNSKKLRQKYNIEDNKANPYDYGYNFKEIEYKSGKIQLYGWLIENKEATKTMIISHGRGVNRLASLQYLEMFKNIGLDKEYNFFIPDLRNSGKSDVAKTKMGYCFGQDIFHTMEMLNEKFGKNNFTLYGFSQGGIGSAIASKMYIKTLRKKGIVIDKLILDSSISNIRKRIKEDAKKRRVPKFIVSVIVRIFNLRVGSHLDKLRLSYLLKRIPTLIIQSKNDKATTYGMLMEEYNELAQNENIKLKVFEKGSHTRIYADPECKDEYAEAVKEFLTN